TTCCAATTTACTTTTCGGCATATCCACAAATTTAAACAGCATTTCACGCCGGAAAGCATAAACACCTACATGTTTATAATATTGTGGAGTCTGATTTTTATCACGATCGAAAGGAATGACAGAACGGGAGAAATAGAAAGCAAAATTAGCTTTATCACAAACGACTTTTACCTTGTTGAGATTTTCAATGTCTTTTGAAATTTCGTGCATTAAGGATGCAACCTGCACGTTTTCATTATCGAAAGAAGCGATCAGATTTCGTAATGGCTTGCTAGAAATAAAAGGTTCGTCACCTTGAATATTCACAACTATATCAGCATCTTTGCAGCATTCCAATTTGAGGCAAACTTCAGCAATTCGGTCAGTTCCGCTCTGATGTTTTTTACTGGTAAGTGACACTTTCCCGCCAAAACTATCTACTGTTTCATAAATCCGCTGATCATCTGTTCCCACTACAACGCAGTCGAACAATCCGGTTTTTACAGCTCTTTCATAAACGTGTTGGATGATAGGTTTATTGCCAAGTTTTGCCAATAATTTTCCGGGAAATCTGTTGGAATCATAACGGGCAGGAATTATTGCAATCGCTTTCATTTTTACCTCAAGATCATTTCAAGATATACCTTGTAGCTGCGTAGATTATCTTTTAATTCGGATGTAACATAGCTGCGAGTGACCTGCATCTCTTCCAGTTTCAATCTAGTTTCAATAGCGATTTTTTTAGTAATATTTTCATCTTTGCTCAGAAGCTGGGATTGCACATTTTTTTCCAGATATTTTGCCAGTTCAAAAC
The Candidatus Cloacimonadota bacterium genome window above contains:
- the kdsB gene encoding 3-deoxy-manno-octulosonate cytidylyltransferase: MKAIAIIPARYDSNRFPGKLLAKLGNKPIIQHVYERAVKTGLFDCVVVGTDDQRIYETVDSFGGKVSLTSKKHQSGTDRIAEVCLKLECCKDADIVVNIQGDEPFISSKPLRNLIASFDNENVQVASLMHEISKDIENLNKVKVVCDKANFAFYFSRSVIPFDRDKNQTPQYYKHVGVYAFRREMLFKFVDMPKSKLEEIEKLEQLRLLENGIRIKMIETEYEGIGIDTPEDLEKAEKLLIK